A region from the Sandaracinus amylolyticus genome encodes:
- a CDS encoding NAD-dependent epimerase/dehydratase family protein, whose translation MTRLVVVDGAGGFLGRHVVRALRDRGMRVRATDRPGVALPDADARVHVDLSCDPLEPLFAGATHVVHVAGLFDLAAREDALRRANVAVARRVADAAVIARVRRFVHVSSVTVYGRPRVAPVREDARRRPESAYERSKHAGEDAVGAIARASGLPLVIARPSGIYGPHGRYGLAAMASTIALAAASGRGHRSLRSETRMTHVHVEDVASACALLCDERATRDEDVLDRAFHVADATPVTWSDVARTIERFYGLEERAPVRVTPLRARAMQIAGRLASARLARTNASLARRWEALVGERGLEHALTPRIDVDAYDYWRADHVYDTSALRGLGWSPRWPDAREGLRATLEWYVRERWLPAP comes from the coding sequence GGCGGGCGGGTTCCTCGGGCGCCACGTCGTGCGCGCGCTGCGCGATCGTGGGATGCGGGTGCGCGCGACGGATCGCCCCGGCGTCGCGCTGCCCGACGCCGACGCGCGCGTGCACGTCGATCTCTCGTGCGATCCGCTGGAGCCGCTCTTCGCGGGCGCGACGCACGTGGTGCACGTCGCGGGGCTCTTCGATCTCGCGGCGCGCGAGGACGCGCTGCGACGCGCGAACGTCGCCGTCGCGCGACGCGTCGCGGACGCGGCGGTGATCGCGCGAGTCCGGCGCTTCGTGCACGTCTCGAGCGTGACGGTGTACGGGCGGCCGCGCGTCGCGCCGGTCCGCGAAGATGCGCGGCGACGCCCGGAGAGCGCGTACGAGCGCAGCAAGCACGCGGGCGAGGACGCGGTCGGCGCGATCGCGCGCGCGTCGGGGCTGCCGCTCGTGATCGCGCGGCCGAGCGGGATCTACGGGCCCCACGGGCGCTACGGGCTCGCCGCGATGGCGTCGACGATCGCGCTCGCGGCGGCGAGCGGGCGCGGGCACCGCTCTCTGCGCAGCGAGACGCGGATGACGCACGTGCACGTCGAGGACGTCGCGTCGGCGTGCGCGCTGCTGTGCGACGAGCGCGCGACGCGCGACGAGGACGTGCTCGATCGCGCGTTCCACGTCGCCGACGCGACGCCCGTCACGTGGAGCGACGTCGCGCGGACCATCGAGCGCTTCTACGGTCTCGAGGAGCGCGCGCCGGTGCGCGTCACGCCGCTGCGCGCACGCGCGATGCAGATCGCGGGGCGCCTCGCGAGCGCGCGCCTCGCGCGCACCAACGCGTCCCTCGCGCGACGCTGGGAGGCGCTGGTCGGCGAGCGTGGGCTCGAGCACGCGCTCACGCCGCGCATCGACGTCGACGCGTACGACTACTGGCGCGCGGATCACGTCTACGACACGAGCGCGCTCCGCGGGCTCGGTTGGTCGCCGCGCTGGCCCGATGCGCGCGAGGGGCTGCGCGCGACGCTCGAGTGGTACGTGCGGGAGCGCTGGCTGCCTGCGCCCTGA
- a CDS encoding chemotaxis protein CheW, producing the protein MQGASTALGPSVVLEARVARWAVRIHAARVLEVIPRVALVPLPGAPLGARGVIDHRGAAAVVIDLRERFGADAPTRRWDPFVVVEGTPRLALVVDEVRGVGALPDDVVIASDLPTARIAGVTLGDDGAALLVDPGALLDEAEVAQLRAALEAREGEA; encoded by the coding sequence ATGCAGGGAGCTTCCACCGCGTTGGGGCCGAGCGTCGTGCTCGAGGCCCGCGTCGCACGGTGGGCGGTGCGGATCCACGCCGCGCGCGTCCTCGAGGTGATCCCGCGCGTCGCGCTCGTGCCGCTGCCGGGCGCGCCGCTGGGCGCGCGCGGGGTGATCGATCATCGCGGCGCCGCTGCGGTCGTGATCGATCTGCGCGAGCGCTTCGGCGCCGACGCGCCCACGCGGCGATGGGATCCGTTCGTCGTGGTGGAGGGCACCCCGCGGCTCGCGCTGGTCGTCGACGAGGTGCGCGGCGTGGGAGCGTTGCCCGACGACGTCGTGATCGCGTCGGACCTGCCGACGGCGCGCATCGCGGGCGTGACGCTCGGGGACGACGGCGCGGCGCTGCTGGTCGATCCCGGCGCGCTGCTCGACGAGGCCGAGGTCGCGCAGCTGAGGGCGGCGCTCGAAGCACGCGAGGGCGAGGCGTGA
- a CDS encoding chemotaxis protein CheW — MSDEIDDTLAAELARRALEIARPAAPLVRARRAALLLVVGTDRVLLPAQVARAVAPLAHLTPIPFAEPHVAGLTARRGRAIPVFHLRVLLGLPLSQLPETSRVIVLDAPGEPALAVDALGDDDLPEDDALRPPPDTMAAASRALVRGTTEDGRLVLDVPALLSSPRLTIDVGPRAARR, encoded by the coding sequence GTGAGCGACGAGATCGACGACACGCTCGCCGCGGAGCTCGCGCGCCGTGCGCTCGAGATCGCGCGTCCCGCGGCGCCGCTGGTGCGCGCGCGTCGCGCCGCGCTCTTGCTCGTGGTCGGCACCGATCGCGTGCTGCTCCCTGCGCAGGTCGCGCGCGCGGTCGCGCCGCTCGCGCACCTGACGCCGATCCCGTTCGCCGAGCCGCACGTCGCGGGCCTCACCGCGCGCCGTGGCCGCGCGATTCCCGTGTTCCACCTGCGCGTGCTGCTCGGCCTGCCGCTCTCGCAGCTGCCCGAGACGAGCCGCGTGATCGTGCTCGACGCGCCGGGCGAGCCCGCGCTCGCAGTGGACGCGCTCGGCGACGACGATCTGCCCGAAGACGACGCGCTGCGCCCGCCGCCGGACACGATGGCGGCGGCGTCGCGCGCGCTGGTTCGCGGCACGACCGAGGACGGACGGCTGGTCCTCGACGTGCCCGCATTGCTCTCCAGTCCGCGGCTGACGATCGACGTCGGACCGCGCGCAGCTCGAAGGTGA
- a CDS encoding methyl-accepting chemotaxis protein: MRGTVGTKILGAFGVVMACTLALAAYGVYRDTQLTETLVQLRVRGLEAMRAAGRASMLAERVRSRHFMHAATESPVELADIERQMNEFDRELDDALRDLDRALEGSPLRDRLPRIRQAIDSWRDARANVFLPASRAQDTPTAIALMLREVSPHYLRAIEDLERLVEDTAALATERYDEAGETLQTSRTVTFAAAIVLALVAIVLGLLVSNDIARRVREVASAARAVTSGDLSRRSNVRGSDEIADLASAFDTMAGTIERKVESEQASTRAQREEKEALARAVARYGSFVGGIARGDLTQKVEVVGEGELAALGRDLATMGDALRRMTGGVTDAVGALSSATAELMATAQEQSASAAEAAAAVTETVSTVDELTQTSRTSSDRARDVAEGARRSVDASDAGRIAVDGSITAMERVQAQMSAIAERILGLSEQAQRVGQIVGAVGDLAEQSNLLALNAAIEAARAGEHGRSFAVVAQEVRSLAEQSKRATVQVRGILAEIEKSTTQAVLVTEQGGKAATEAMRTVREAGQRIEQLASVIAESAAAGQQIATTAQQQVTGVSQIAQAMHSINQAATQSVEATRQTERAARDLGSLSDRLRSAVAQYRT, from the coding sequence ATGCGTGGGACGGTCGGGACGAAGATCCTGGGGGCGTTCGGGGTCGTGATGGCGTGCACGCTCGCGCTCGCGGCGTACGGCGTGTACCGCGACACGCAGCTCACGGAGACGCTCGTGCAGCTGCGCGTGCGAGGCCTCGAGGCGATGCGCGCCGCGGGGCGCGCGTCGATGCTCGCGGAGCGCGTCCGCTCGCGGCACTTCATGCACGCGGCGACGGAGTCGCCGGTGGAGCTCGCCGACATCGAGCGGCAGATGAACGAGTTCGATCGCGAGCTCGACGACGCGCTGCGCGACCTCGACCGGGCGCTCGAGGGAAGCCCGCTGCGCGATCGCCTGCCCCGGATTCGCCAGGCGATCGACTCGTGGCGCGACGCGCGCGCGAACGTGTTCCTGCCCGCGAGCCGGGCGCAGGACACGCCGACGGCGATCGCGCTGATGCTGCGTGAGGTCTCGCCACACTACTTGCGCGCGATCGAGGATCTCGAGCGCCTCGTCGAGGACACGGCCGCGCTGGCGACCGAGCGCTACGACGAGGCCGGCGAGACGCTCCAGACCTCGCGCACGGTCACGTTCGCGGCGGCGATCGTCCTGGCGCTGGTCGCGATCGTGCTCGGCCTCCTGGTGAGCAACGACATCGCGCGGCGCGTGCGGGAGGTCGCGTCGGCGGCGCGCGCGGTGACCTCCGGCGACTTGTCGCGGCGCTCGAACGTGCGCGGCTCCGACGAGATCGCGGATCTGGCGTCGGCGTTCGACACGATGGCCGGGACGATCGAGCGGAAGGTCGAGTCGGAGCAGGCGAGCACGCGCGCGCAGCGCGAGGAGAAAGAAGCGCTGGCGCGCGCCGTCGCGCGCTACGGCAGCTTCGTCGGGGGCATCGCGCGCGGCGATCTGACGCAGAAGGTCGAGGTCGTGGGCGAGGGGGAGCTCGCGGCGCTCGGGCGCGATCTCGCGACGATGGGCGACGCGCTGCGGCGCATGACGGGCGGCGTCACCGACGCGGTGGGCGCGCTCTCGAGCGCGACCGCGGAGCTGATGGCGACCGCGCAGGAGCAGAGCGCGAGCGCCGCCGAAGCGGCGGCCGCGGTGACGGAGACGGTCTCGACCGTCGACGAGCTCACGCAGACGTCGCGCACCTCGTCGGATCGTGCGCGCGACGTCGCCGAAGGCGCGCGCCGCAGCGTCGACGCGTCGGACGCCGGGCGCATCGCGGTCGACGGCAGCATCACCGCGATGGAGCGCGTCCAGGCGCAGATGTCGGCGATCGCCGAGCGCATCCTCGGGCTCTCCGAGCAGGCGCAGCGCGTCGGGCAGATCGTCGGCGCGGTCGGAGATCTCGCGGAGCAGAGCAACCTGCTCGCGCTCAACGCCGCGATCGAGGCGGCGCGCGCGGGCGAGCACGGGCGCAGCTTCGCGGTGGTCGCGCAGGAGGTGCGGAGCCTCGCCGAGCAGAGCAAGCGCGCGACGGTGCAGGTGCGCGGGATCCTCGCGGAGATCGAGAAGTCGACGACGCAGGCGGTGCTCGTGACCGAGCAGGGCGGCAAGGCCGCGACCGAGGCGATGCGCACGGTGCGCGAGGCGGGGCAGCGCATCGAGCAGCTCGCGAGCGTGATCGCGGAGTCGGCGGCGGCGGGTCAGCAGATCGCGACGACCGCGCAGCAGCAGGTCACGGGCGTGTCGCAGATCGCGCAGGCGATGCACTCGATCAACCAGGCGGCCACGCAATCCGTCGAGGCGACGCGCCAGACGGAGCGCGCGGCGCGCGATCTCGGCTCGCTCAGCGATCGGCTGCGCAGCGCCGTCGCGCAGTACCGGACGTGA
- a CDS encoding hybrid sensor histidine kinase/response regulator, whose protein sequence is MSDELLAIFRDELEDVLGAIDVSLERLGRGDARAALEIRRAFHTLKGAAHAVGEGAVERACADAEARVAASAADPASIATIARGALPALRERLAAISGQRAPEREDAVQTLEPAPSDGDTVRIASTRVDALLAAADDLGSSLLEARSLDRLEQLRGSLDALRALVEPLATGAEPSSTEERDDARRQARGATSAAREALALAEAALREARSSSAVLDRAVGALSAELRAVRIAPFVGLAAGLERAAIEAAATLGKEVSVAFSGGEVELDRRTRDELREPLLHLVRNAVDHGIEAPAERRRGGKPSAGRIAIDAAIVAGEVQVDVTDDGAGIDVDAVLARAKQLGIADASTLAADPLSLLFEPGLSTRADAGPISGRGIGLDVVRDRVRRLHGRVHVETQRGHGTRVRMHVPLSSGALRVVHARVRHVDVLIPSTSVERVRHVAPSETITIEGRLHLPDARAPIAMARLDATLGLGDVDGAEGLSWLVVSAGMRRVALGVDALVGEIEVVARALGGRVRRVAGVSGTAVLEGGRVALLADVDALARLALPMPAAPEVAPSAVRRVLVVDDSITTRALQRALLESAGYAVVVAGDGREALDVLAEQRFDAVVTDLEMPLLDGLELLERIRALPRTRSLPVVVVTAVDRETDRRRALELGASAYVLKRDFDRERLLATLEDLL, encoded by the coding sequence ATGAGCGACGAGCTGCTGGCGATCTTCCGCGACGAGCTCGAGGACGTGCTCGGCGCAATCGACGTCTCGCTCGAGCGGCTCGGGCGCGGTGACGCGCGCGCAGCGCTCGAGATCCGGCGCGCGTTCCACACGCTGAAGGGCGCGGCGCACGCCGTCGGGGAGGGCGCGGTGGAGCGCGCTTGCGCCGACGCCGAGGCGCGCGTCGCCGCGAGCGCCGCCGACCCCGCGTCGATCGCGACCATCGCGCGCGGGGCCCTGCCTGCGCTGCGCGAGCGCCTCGCCGCGATCTCGGGGCAGCGCGCGCCGGAGCGCGAGGACGCGGTGCAGACGCTCGAGCCGGCGCCGTCCGACGGCGACACGGTGCGCATCGCGAGCACCCGCGTCGACGCGCTGCTGGCCGCCGCCGACGATCTGGGCTCGTCGCTGCTCGAGGCGCGCTCGCTCGATCGCCTCGAGCAGCTGCGCGGATCGCTCGACGCGCTGCGCGCGCTCGTGGAGCCGCTCGCGACGGGGGCCGAGCCCTCGAGCACCGAAGAGCGCGACGACGCGCGTCGGCAGGCGCGCGGCGCGACGTCGGCGGCCCGGGAGGCGCTCGCGCTCGCCGAGGCGGCGCTGCGCGAGGCGCGGAGCTCGAGCGCGGTGCTCGACCGCGCGGTGGGCGCGCTCTCCGCGGAGCTGCGCGCCGTGCGCATCGCGCCCTTCGTGGGGCTCGCGGCCGGGCTCGAGCGCGCCGCGATCGAGGCCGCGGCCACGCTCGGCAAGGAGGTCTCGGTCGCGTTCTCGGGCGGCGAGGTCGAGCTCGATCGCCGGACGCGCGACGAGCTGCGCGAGCCGCTCCTGCACCTCGTGCGCAACGCAGTCGATCACGGCATCGAAGCGCCTGCGGAGCGCCGTCGCGGCGGCAAGCCGAGCGCGGGACGGATCGCGATCGATGCCGCGATCGTCGCGGGCGAGGTGCAGGTCGACGTCACCGACGACGGCGCTGGGATCGATGTGGACGCGGTCCTCGCGCGCGCCAAGCAGCTCGGGATCGCCGACGCGAGCACGCTCGCGGCCGACCCGCTCTCGCTCCTCTTCGAGCCCGGGCTCAGCACGCGCGCCGATGCCGGTCCGATCTCGGGGCGCGGCATCGGGCTCGACGTGGTGCGCGATCGCGTGCGGCGCCTGCACGGCCGCGTGCACGTCGAGACGCAGCGCGGACACGGCACGCGCGTGCGCATGCACGTGCCGCTCTCGTCGGGCGCGCTGCGGGTCGTGCACGCGCGCGTGCGGCACGTCGACGTGCTGATCCCGTCCACGAGCGTCGAGCGGGTGCGCCACGTCGCGCCCTCCGAGACGATCACGATCGAGGGTCGCCTCCACCTGCCGGACGCGCGCGCGCCGATCGCGATGGCCCGCCTCGACGCGACGCTCGGGCTCGGCGACGTCGACGGCGCCGAGGGGCTCTCGTGGCTCGTGGTGTCGGCGGGCATGCGGCGTGTCGCGCTCGGCGTCGACGCGCTCGTCGGGGAGATCGAGGTGGTCGCGCGCGCCCTCGGCGGTCGCGTGCGCCGCGTCGCGGGGGTGAGCGGCACGGCGGTGCTCGAAGGCGGGCGCGTCGCGCTGCTCGCGGACGTCGACGCGCTGGCGCGCCTCGCGTTGCCGATGCCCGCCGCGCCGGAGGTCGCGCCGAGCGCCGTGCGCCGCGTGCTCGTCGTGGACGACTCGATCACCACGCGTGCGCTGCAGCGCGCGCTCCTCGAGTCCGCGGGCTACGCGGTCGTCGTCGCGGGCGACGGTCGCGAGGCGCTCGACGTGCTCGCAGAACAGCGCTTCGACGCGGTCGTGACCGATCTCGAGATGCCGCTCCTCGACGGCCTCGAGCTCCTCGAGCGCATCCGCGCGCTGCCGCGCACCCGCTCGCTCCCGGTCGTCGTGGTGACCGCGGTCGACCGCGAGACCGATCGACGGCGCGCGTTGGAGTTGGGCGCGAGCGCCTACGTGCTCAAGAGGGACTTCGACCGAGAGCGCCTGCTGGCGACCCTGGAGGATCTGCTTTGA
- a CDS encoding chemotaxis protein CheB — protein sequence MTLPPPSTPPTRVLIVHDSPTVRASLRRTVASDPRLRVVGELDSALHLVEAVGRLAPDVVVMDVVMPEVDGYQATRALMASRPTPIVLVSQVVDPSDASVALEAIRAGALAIVDPPPPPSDAARSFRRDSFLSLVRSAANAHPSRGATSHDAPVSRVRTLRRSARVIGIVASAGGPAALSSVLEQLPRRGFPPLLVVQHLAKGFSDGLARWLAGSGHPVSVGGAGERVEPGHVYVAPEDRHIGLTADARIAISDEPPVGFFRPSGTWMLSSLARALGPDAGGVVLTGMGDDGAAGARALRDRGGEIVAQDEASSVVFGMPRATIACGAANEVLSLRAIAQWIVDKRGGEP from the coding sequence TTGACGCTGCCGCCGCCGAGCACGCCGCCCACGCGGGTGCTGATCGTCCACGACTCGCCGACCGTGCGGGCCTCGCTGCGGCGTACCGTCGCGTCGGATCCGCGGCTCCGCGTGGTCGGCGAGCTCGACTCCGCGCTGCACCTCGTCGAGGCCGTCGGGCGCCTCGCGCCCGACGTCGTCGTGATGGACGTCGTCATGCCCGAGGTGGACGGATACCAAGCGACGCGCGCGCTGATGGCGAGCCGCCCGACGCCGATCGTGCTGGTCTCGCAAGTCGTCGATCCCTCGGACGCGAGCGTCGCGCTCGAGGCGATCCGCGCGGGCGCGCTCGCGATCGTCGATCCGCCTCCACCGCCGTCCGACGCCGCGCGCTCGTTCCGGCGCGACAGCTTCCTGTCGCTCGTGCGCTCCGCGGCGAACGCGCACCCCTCGCGCGGAGCGACGTCGCACGACGCGCCGGTCTCGCGCGTCCGCACGCTGCGAAGGAGCGCGCGCGTGATCGGGATCGTCGCGTCGGCCGGGGGCCCTGCCGCGCTCTCGTCGGTGCTCGAGCAGCTGCCCCGGCGCGGGTTCCCGCCGCTGCTCGTCGTGCAGCACCTCGCGAAGGGGTTCTCCGACGGGCTCGCGCGCTGGCTCGCCGGGAGCGGCCATCCTGTGTCGGTCGGTGGCGCCGGCGAGCGGGTCGAGCCCGGGCACGTCTACGTCGCGCCCGAGGATCGCCACATCGGTCTCACCGCGGACGCGCGCATCGCGATCAGCGACGAGCCACCGGTCGGCTTCTTCCGACCCTCGGGCACGTGGATGCTGAGCTCGCTCGCGCGCGCGCTCGGGCCCGATGCCGGCGGCGTGGTGCTCACGGGGATGGGCGACGACGGAGCCGCGGGAGCGCGCGCGCTGCGCGATCGCGGCGGCGAGATCGTCGCGCAGGACGAGGCGAGCTCGGTGGTGTTCGGGATGCCGCGGGCGACCATCGCGTGCGGCGCCGCCAACGAGGTGCTCTCGCTGCGCGCGATCGCGCAGTGGATCGTGGACAAGCGAGGAGGCGAGCCGTGA
- a CDS encoding hybrid sensor histidine kinase/response regulator gives MKVLLVEDSRTQARRFQSALERAGMRVTVRHDGAEGLQAALEDPPDVVVSDVLMPELDGWELCLALRDDPRTASVPIVLMTSLTDPDDVLRALAAGADGYVGKPFEDAVLVDRVRRVLAQREAPLGSIEIHGRTLPIRASRETILGVLTCALEDAAARHAELAASRERLEHAKGQQDEMIGVVAHELRTPLNVLSLRAGLEAAGQMTSSSVSGRAPLPPLAELVARNVRAMSAIVDDLLDVARIESGAIRVTPRVGDLGALAREVASRFSVVSARHPVDVHAPDAIEAVFDAARVEQILANLLSNAIKYSPNGGRVDVRVSVADGQALVEVEDEGIGIPDGVSERLFGRYVRAPGSERVAKGVGLGLYICRRLVDLQGGRIGAARREPQGSRFWFTLPLAR, from the coding sequence GTGAAGGTCCTTCTGGTCGAGGACAGTCGCACCCAGGCGCGCCGGTTCCAGAGCGCGCTCGAGCGCGCGGGCATGCGGGTGACGGTGCGCCACGACGGCGCCGAAGGGCTCCAGGCCGCCCTCGAAGATCCGCCCGACGTGGTCGTGAGCGACGTGCTCATGCCCGAGCTCGACGGCTGGGAGCTCTGCCTCGCGCTCCGCGACGATCCGCGCACCGCGTCGGTCCCGATCGTGCTGATGACGTCGCTCACCGATCCCGACGACGTGCTGCGCGCGCTCGCGGCCGGCGCCGACGGCTACGTCGGCAAGCCGTTCGAGGACGCGGTGCTCGTCGATCGCGTACGTCGCGTGCTCGCGCAGCGCGAGGCGCCGCTCGGCTCGATCGAGATCCACGGTCGCACGCTGCCGATCCGTGCGTCGCGCGAGACCATCCTCGGCGTGCTCACGTGCGCGCTCGAGGACGCGGCGGCGCGCCACGCGGAGCTCGCCGCGAGCCGCGAGCGCCTCGAGCACGCGAAGGGCCAGCAGGACGAGATGATCGGCGTCGTCGCGCACGAGCTCCGCACGCCGCTCAACGTGCTCTCGCTGCGCGCCGGGCTCGAGGCCGCGGGACAGATGACGTCGTCGTCGGTGAGCGGGCGCGCGCCGCTGCCGCCGCTCGCCGAGCTCGTCGCGCGCAACGTCCGCGCGATGAGCGCCATCGTCGACGACCTGCTCGACGTCGCGCGCATCGAGTCGGGCGCGATCCGCGTGACCCCGCGCGTCGGCGACCTCGGCGCGCTCGCGCGCGAGGTCGCGAGCCGCTTCTCGGTGGTGTCCGCGCGCCATCCCGTCGACGTGCACGCGCCCGACGCGATCGAAGCGGTGTTCGACGCGGCGCGCGTGGAGCAGATCCTCGCGAACCTCCTGTCGAACGCGATCAAGTACTCGCCCAACGGCGGTCGCGTCGACGTGCGCGTCTCGGTCGCCGACGGACAGGCGCTCGTCGAGGTGGAGGACGAGGGCATCGGCATCCCCGACGGCGTCAGCGAGCGGCTCTTCGGTCGCTACGTGCGCGCGCCGGGCAGCGAGCGCGTCGCGAAGGGCGTGGGGCTCGGCCTCTACATCTGCCGTCGCCTCGTGGACCTGCAGGGCGGCCGCATCGGCGCCGCGCGTCGCGAGCCGCAGGGCTCGCGCTTCTGGTTCACGCTCCCGCTCGCGCGCTGA